Below is a genomic region from Argopecten irradians isolate NY chromosome 14, Ai_NY, whole genome shotgun sequence.
TTATTGAAGCCATTCTCTTATATTTTGTATCATGATTTCATCAAACATAAGGTGAAAGTTTGAACTATTCTATGAATCAAATACGTTTACCTAATCCATGTATACAATTCACAACAGGTAAATTTAGGATGATTACGTTCTATTTGAGTAACGATTTTGATTTATCTCATGATTAGCATTGATGACATTATAATGAGCACATTATACGATGTATGACAGGTCCCTAGATATCAAGCGGACATCTATAGCCTCCCGGTAGGGAACCGCTAATTAATTGATCAAGTTTAAAGCTGTCATCGTGATTCGATGtggtaataatataaaataatcacaTGTTAACGTGAGCTGAAGTAATTCAGTTAATGTCCTACTTAGAGCTTGGAGAAAGTTTACATCGCGggtttaaaataaaatagaaaaaaaaatcaaaataagtgGGCGTTTATTCGCAAAGGTAAACTTTTACGAATTGACTTTGATCGAGATTTTGGGGAAGTTACATATGGAGCTAACGACGATCTCCATCTAAAAATTAGTTGACATCGAACAATTAAGCAAACATTCCTCAAACAACGTTAGAGGTATACCACGACGATACTATTTTGAAACAGTACGTCGTTTCTAACAAATAGCGTCAGAAATGAAAACGgttgaccagtcgactctcatgttatgggagtaagCGAACATATGACTGTCTTTACAATTGTAACTTGATACCCCCCtccaaaaaacaacaataaaataaaaaataaaaatacgaattaatcaaaaaatgaaataaaaaaagagtTATGACAGCAAACATCCAAATAGGcgttattttttcatgaatttttgttttatgtatgaACTTAATTAAACCTGCAAACCATTCAAAGCCGTTTAAATACACATCAACCTGTTAACCTATCCTTCTCTTGAGTTTCCTTACAGGCTTACTACATTTCCGAAACGGATGttaatctttaaaatgtaaatgtaatttttgaaTTGAAATGTTAATAATATTCTATTGTCTTTGTTTGTTACAGATTTTAATATCACCACGTACAACGGTGTGTCTGTAGATCCTATATCTCGTATCAACCGACTATCACAGTCATCTCAGgtaaatattaatatgtattattgtCATCCAGAGGCGAGTAATTACGCGATTGTTTGTTCATTGTAGATAAatcacataaaaacaataaccaAACCTCCCTCCCccaataataaaaacaaacattaacaattacaaaaaaaaaaaaaataaaaaaataaaaaaaaaaccaaaaaaacaaaaaccctCCGAGCTGCTAATGCAAAATTGTTTTTCTCAATGATTAGTTATGCTCTTCCGAAGGTAGAACTGTCTacttttatgttgtattttgtgGTATACCATTTGAATGTCATGCAAAGGCATATTTGTATGTCCAAATGATGAGTCAGCAAACTCAAACTTGAACTTGCACTCTATAGTACTCTTTAATGATGATAAgaataattaattcattaatcTAATTAATACCTGAACTTTCTCCATGTTAAATAGCTTTATATAGGTCAAATGCCGACAGATCACAAAACATTTTCGCAAAGTAAATACTTTTGGACAATAACGGATaatttatcgtgtatatatttgtctttttattagtaattaacacaaaaatacataaaactatataaaataattttataatatacaaataattttgtttcacTTCTGTTTTCTGCGCATTCAcaccatataggacatagtaccATGAAATTTATCAGgatgaaattaataatttttgaaacttttactataaagtaaaataaagagGCAGCTCTAACTTTGAAATGATTGTGTAAACTAAATAACTCTAAGTATCGAAGAAACACGCTtattcgtctgcttctgtttttacCTTTCATCGGCTGTATGGTACCattaaattcttttttttttttaaattgtgtcCTTGCTTGGATTTTCATTTTTAGATTCATCAATTTGATATGTCTAAATTTCATGTTGTAGGAATCATCGTATGATCGAATAGCGAAAAGGTTCGAGGAGAGAAACTCAGTGTTACATGATGGCTGTCAAACCCTGAAACAGTATTATGCCGTCCAGGATTCGGAGGCAGCTGTTAAAGAACATCTGGTAGTGGATAGCAAAAACAGAATCACCTACTGTGCTATCGAAAAGATAGGCTGCACGTTCTGGAAAAGAGTCTTCCAGATCCTCAGCGGTTGGCAGAATGTATCTGACCCTTTTAGAATAAAAGGGATCCATGCGTATGAAGGATACCAGACGGCTAAGCGGTTGCCTTTTGATAAGATTTACAATATTCTTGTGCATTCCACGAAATTTATGTTCGTGCGAGAGCCATTTGAAAGGCTTCTCTCAGGATACGTGGATAAATTGTATTCTCCAAATGCAGCCTACTGGAATTTCATTGGTCGATATATTGTTACGAGATTCCGCGAAAATCCAAACAACCATAGCGCCGAATGCGGCCATGACATAACATTCCAGGAATTTGTAGAGTATTTTATCTATTCTCAAAGTACCAACGAACATCGAGATGCGCACTTCGTGCCAAGCTTCGAACACTGTCGCCCGTGTGAAATTGAGTACGATTACGTTGGGAAGATGGAAACCTTTAAAGAAGACACATTTCATATATTAAAGTCGCTAAACTTAGAAAAAATTGTAAAGTTTCATAATTTTCAGAATGAAACAGAAACTGATGCTATCATCGATACTGTTGACTACGTTTACTCAATGCGTCGCCCTATAACAAAATGTATGACGTTAGTCCAAGCCCTCTTCCGGGCATGGCGCAAATTACAAATCAGAGGAATTATTAGTAAACATATTAAATTTCCCTATCCTTTGGACTATTCTGAAAATATTCATccaaatgaattcaaaagaCTTTTACTAGATGCGCATGCGATGTCAGGGGATCGAGAGCTGCGCAAGAAGAACCGCCAGGAGGCGCTTCTGGAAGCATACAGTACTTTGACTCCTGTTACTATGGACAGACTTAAGGAGGCTTTATATGTGGACGCCGTTCTATTCGGATATGATGAGTATCCAGAAAAACTCAGAAATCTTGGAAAGAAAAAGTCGAGAAATGACGGGTTTACGTATTTCAAATTATATCCATAATCAATTATGCAAAATACGATCTTAATAGGTTCATTTGACATGTTTAAAATACAGTATTATACACGTACATGTTTAAGCAATTGTCTTATTAGAGCGAGTGTTGCTCTATAATGCTAAAATACGTTTAATGAGATTTCTTAATGCCCTTAATATGCGATTGTACGGATAACATTATTAATTATCGCGCATGCTCGATCAATAGCATTTTGGACCTCATTTTTATGGCGGCAAAACATTTAATGAAGATACCAGCCAGTCAAACATTACCAAATAAATGTGCCCTCAAACCTCATGAAACTATTAATGTTAATGACTAAACATTCCATCTTGCTtttaacgagcattttcattggctgaaaa
It encodes:
- the LOC138307418 gene encoding carbohydrate sulfotransferase 13-like, coding for MRTRCLPRRLLTKPRWWIVLICLCVLLFVFFALDFNITTYNGVSVDPISRINRLSQSSQESSYDRIAKRFEERNSVLHDGCQTLKQYYAVQDSEAAVKEHLVVDSKNRITYCAIEKIGCTFWKRVFQILSGWQNVSDPFRIKGIHAYEGYQTAKRLPFDKIYNILVHSTKFMFVREPFERLLSGYVDKLYSPNAAYWNFIGRYIVTRFRENPNNHSAECGHDITFQEFVEYFIYSQSTNEHRDAHFVPSFEHCRPCEIEYDYVGKMETFKEDTFHILKSLNLEKIVKFHNFQNETETDAIIDTVDYVYSMRRPITKCMTLVQALFRAWRKLQIRGIISKHIKFPYPLDYSENIHPNEFKRLLLDAHAMSGDRELRKKNRQEALLEAYSTLTPVTMDRLKEALYVDAVLFGYDEYPEKLRNLGKKKSRNDGFTYFKLYP